Proteins from a single region of Paenibacillus sp. BIHB 4019:
- a CDS encoding aldo/keto reductase produces MTKAAISTEVTTLNNGVQMPRLGLGVYLSKEGDEVEHAVRYAIEAGYRSIDTASAYNNETGVGRAIAESGIARDELFITTKVWNRDQGYETTLQAFEASRKRLGLDIIDLYLVHWPVAGKFTETYRALEKLYKDGYVRAIGVSNFLLPHFDELLPGCEIKPMVNQVEFHPLLTQPELQSFCREQGIQLEAWSPLMQGNLDVPLLQELAGKYGKSPAQVVIRWDLQKGVITIPKSVRKERIIENGDVFDFELTEAEVAAIDGLNEGRRYGSNPMNFNF; encoded by the coding sequence ATGACTAAAGCTGCAATAAGCACAGAAGTAACGACGCTGAATAACGGGGTGCAAATGCCGCGGCTGGGGCTTGGCGTATACTTGTCGAAAGAAGGCGATGAGGTTGAGCACGCTGTGCGTTACGCCATAGAAGCAGGGTATCGCAGCATCGATACGGCAAGCGCTTACAACAATGAAACGGGCGTAGGCCGTGCCATTGCCGAGAGTGGGATTGCGAGGGACGAGCTGTTCATTACGACGAAGGTATGGAACCGGGACCAAGGCTATGAGACGACACTGCAGGCATTCGAAGCTAGCCGCAAGCGTCTAGGGCTCGATATCATAGATTTGTATTTAGTACATTGGCCGGTGGCGGGCAAGTTTACAGAAACGTACCGCGCGCTGGAAAAGCTTTATAAGGATGGTTACGTTCGGGCTATCGGCGTGAGCAATTTTCTGCTGCCGCATTTCGACGAGCTGCTGCCGGGCTGCGAAATTAAGCCGATGGTCAATCAGGTGGAATTCCATCCGCTGCTGACACAGCCGGAGCTGCAAAGCTTCTGCCGCGAGCAGGGCATCCAGCTTGAGGCTTGGAGCCCGCTCATGCAAGGGAATTTAGACGTGCCGCTGCTTCAGGAGCTGGCTGGCAAATACGGCAAAAGCCCGGCACAAGTCGTCATCCGCTGGGATTTGCAAAAAGGCGTTATTACGATTCCGAAATCGGTTCGAAAAGAGCGCATTATCGAAAATGGCGATGTGTTTGATTTTGAATTGACGGAAGCGGAGGTTGCGGCGATTGATGGGTTAAATGAAGGCCGTCGTTATGGCTCCAATCCGATGAATTTCAATTTTTAA
- a CDS encoding Rrf2 family transcriptional regulator — translation MNSEFTIAVHSLVYLAHLPENMASSEMIAVNVGTHSARVRKVMSGLRRSGYVDTREGSGGGYRLTIDPSVVTLADVYRVMAQGSLIPSWCSGDPGMECVVGSNMNQVMFRIFCEAEKQLESHFSHTTIQDVLGQIHACE, via the coding sequence TTGAACAGCGAATTTACAATTGCCGTACACAGTCTTGTATATTTAGCTCATTTGCCGGAAAACATGGCGAGCAGCGAAATGATTGCCGTCAACGTAGGCACTCATTCAGCCCGCGTTCGCAAGGTGATGAGCGGCTTGCGCCGCAGCGGTTATGTGGATACGCGCGAAGGATCGGGAGGCGGCTATCGGCTGACGATTGATCCGAGTGTAGTAACGCTTGCCGATGTTTACCGAGTGATGGCGCAAGGTTCGCTTATTCCAAGCTGGTGCTCGGGCGATCCGGGCATGGAGTGCGTCGTCGGCTCCAATATGAACCAGGTGATGTTCCGGATTTTTTGTGAGGCGGAGAAGCAGCTGGAATCGCATTTCAGTCACACGACCATTCAGGATGTGCTTGGCCAGATTCATGCGTGTGAATAG
- the trxA gene encoding thioredoxin codes for MAVALTKDNFSSNVESGVSLVDFWAPWCGPCKMQLPIVEELATELAGQATIAKINVDEEPELASQFGVMSIPTLILFKDGQPVDKMVGLQSKDALKAKISNQL; via the coding sequence ATGGCAGTAGCATTAACGAAAGACAACTTTTCATCTAACGTAGAGAGCGGCGTATCTCTGGTGGATTTCTGGGCACCATGGTGCGGACCTTGCAAAATGCAGCTTCCAATCGTTGAAGAATTGGCAACTGAGCTTGCAGGCCAAGCTACAATTGCAAAAATCAATGTCGATGAAGAGCCTGAACTGGCTTCGCAATTCGGCGTAATGAGCATTCCAACCCTTATTTTGTTCAAAGACGGACAGCCCGTTGACAAAATGGTAGGTCTGCAAAGCAAAGATGCTTTGAAAGCAAAAATCAGCAATCAACTGTAA
- a CDS encoding S-layer homology domain-containing protein, translating into MGSKKRLIAFVALVAITSSVPTAAFANGANVAIDRQTNLADRISGEGSMEAAENVSVSKDKAEKLARERVSIPKEYTLQGASLAVTVLAQGKRNVWGLDFVKKVNGKHKGSIYVQIDADGGQLLAFSSYLENASSKPTYPLKVERSAAQDIAASFMKQIAASYADQVRYNPEYGAQVLPPLTGEVVHKIRYDRIINDIPYVDNYIELDVDSEGHITNYKLQWDDTLQFPKADSRITLAEANAKLRELAQPELQYIVPYSPQGQRFPMLSYEMGSLAIDALDGSLIKKLYDQTSSVSATPIAPAALGEAPKAGNMTDKQAIALVETSFKLPTGAVLSNSSYNEYNDDTTGHNESYWNLNWTTKSGSRETGSVSATVDSKTGIIRSYYAYSYDGGDTSVKPSLTYEQAEKIATDTVKKQLSWAADQLYVVKPDPKQYSDAPAGTINSYYISFVRKIQGATVSYDRVNVNVDARTNEVTMYDAQLASFNYPAQAPKVIEKKEAIEKWLSYYRTELTYYVEREYSLQGQPIPIDKYNLMLAAGELDSEQVESKTDVKLVYRLVPAAIDESVFLDAQSGQWRNRESGEVTALEKPKALDVEGHWAQRQLELMVAYKALDVKDGKVRPNAIVTRGELIKMLVLAMNSGRGPVVMANAESGSAAFSDVAAGSGYYVYVQSALEQNLIDIGDGTFNPAGEVDREEMAELIVRALGYNTLANYDQLFNINFKDADKTEKKGQAAIVVGLNIMSLSDGSFLPERKVTRAEAATAFFRYLQTRADLKEAPIRN; encoded by the coding sequence ATGGGAAGCAAAAAAAGGTTGATTGCATTTGTTGCGTTGGTCGCGATAACAAGCAGTGTGCCTACCGCCGCTTTTGCAAACGGAGCGAACGTGGCGATTGATCGCCAGACTAATCTGGCAGACCGCATTTCCGGGGAGGGCTCCATGGAAGCTGCTGAGAATGTATCGGTTTCAAAGGATAAGGCTGAGAAGCTGGCCCGTGAGCGTGTGAGTATTCCGAAGGAATATACGCTGCAGGGCGCGTCTTTGGCGGTCACTGTGCTGGCGCAGGGCAAACGCAATGTGTGGGGGCTTGATTTCGTTAAGAAAGTGAATGGCAAGCATAAGGGCAGCATTTATGTGCAAATTGATGCTGACGGCGGTCAGTTGCTTGCTTTTAGCTCCTATTTAGAAAATGCAAGCTCCAAGCCGACGTATCCGCTCAAGGTAGAGCGTTCGGCTGCCCAGGATATTGCTGCTTCCTTCATGAAGCAAATTGCTGCTTCGTACGCAGACCAGGTGCGCTACAACCCCGAATACGGGGCTCAGGTGCTTCCCCCACTGACAGGCGAGGTAGTTCATAAAATTCGCTATGACCGAATCATTAATGATATTCCTTATGTAGACAACTATATTGAACTCGATGTGGACAGCGAAGGCCATATTACTAATTATAAATTGCAATGGGACGACACGCTGCAGTTTCCAAAAGCAGACTCGCGCATTACGCTAGCTGAGGCCAATGCCAAGCTTCGTGAGCTTGCCCAGCCCGAGCTGCAATACATTGTGCCCTATAGCCCGCAAGGCCAGCGTTTCCCAATGCTTAGCTACGAGATGGGCAGTCTGGCGATTGATGCACTCGATGGCTCGCTGATTAAGAAGCTATACGATCAGACAAGCAGCGTATCCGCTACTCCAATTGCGCCAGCAGCGCTTGGCGAAGCGCCCAAAGCAGGCAATATGACGGACAAACAGGCGATTGCGCTTGTAGAGACTTCTTTCAAGCTGCCAACAGGCGCTGTGCTGTCCAATTCGAGCTACAATGAGTACAACGACGATACAACAGGCCATAACGAATCGTATTGGAACCTCAATTGGACGACGAAGAGCGGATCTAGAGAGACCGGCTCTGTATCGGCCACTGTGGACAGCAAGACGGGGATTATTCGCAGTTATTATGCCTATTCTTACGATGGCGGGGATACTTCGGTAAAGCCTTCCTTGACCTACGAGCAGGCGGAGAAGATTGCAACCGATACGGTGAAAAAGCAGCTTTCTTGGGCGGCTGACCAGCTTTACGTTGTAAAGCCTGATCCGAAGCAGTACAGCGATGCGCCAGCAGGCACGATTAATTCCTATTATATTTCCTTTGTCCGCAAAATTCAGGGTGCTACGGTGTCCTACGATCGGGTCAATGTCAATGTCGATGCCCGGACGAATGAAGTGACGATGTATGACGCCCAGCTCGCTTCCTTCAACTACCCGGCGCAAGCACCCAAGGTTATTGAGAAAAAGGAAGCGATTGAAAAATGGCTTAGCTACTATCGTACAGAGCTGACTTATTATGTAGAGCGGGAATATTCCCTCCAAGGCCAGCCGATCCCTATTGATAAATATAACCTGATGCTGGCGGCTGGCGAGCTGGATTCCGAGCAGGTGGAAAGCAAGACGGATGTGAAGCTTGTTTACCGCCTTGTGCCGGCTGCGATTGATGAATCCGTATTCCTGGATGCCCAAAGCGGGCAATGGCGGAATCGCGAAAGTGGCGAGGTTACGGCGTTAGAGAAGCCTAAGGCGCTTGATGTCGAAGGCCACTGGGCGCAGCGCCAGCTGGAGCTGATGGTTGCCTACAAGGCGCTGGATGTGAAGGATGGCAAGGTGCGTCCAAATGCGATTGTGACACGCGGCGAATTGATTAAAATGCTCGTGCTTGCTATGAATAGCGGCCGTGGGCCGGTTGTGATGGCGAATGCTGAATCGGGCAGTGCGGCTTTTAGCGATGTAGCGGCGGGTTCAGGCTATTATGTATATGTCCAAAGCGCGCTTGAGCAAAATCTGATTGATATTGGCGACGGCACCTTTAATCCGGCAGGCGAGGTAGACCGTGAGGAAATGGCCGAGCTGATCGTCCGGGCATTGGGCTACAATACGCTGGCAAATTATGACCAGCTGTTCAATATCAATTTTAAAGATGCGGACAAAACAGAGAAAAAAGGCCAGGCGGCAATCGTGGTCGGCCTCAACATTATGTCGCTGTCGGACGGAAGCTTCCTTCCGGAACGTAAGGTGACGCGGGCCGAGGCGGCGACGGCATTTTTCCGTTACCTGCAAACGCGGGCGGATTTAAAGGAAGCGCCGATTCGCAACTAA
- a CDS encoding macro domain-containing protein — MHFTEMKKDLFTMPETYCLAHCISADAKMGAGIAVLFRKHFKLKPLQNMADNSPLAVGTCYKVDRALNLVTKTKYFHKPTYQTLTQAIVSMKDICLQEGITQLAMPQIGCGLDKLQWGQVKEIIKNVFAETEIEIVVCTL; from the coding sequence ATGCATTTTACCGAAATGAAAAAGGACTTATTTACGATGCCAGAAACCTATTGCCTTGCCCATTGCATTTCTGCCGATGCTAAAATGGGCGCTGGAATCGCCGTTTTATTCCGTAAACATTTTAAACTCAAACCCTTGCAAAATATGGCTGACAATAGCCCATTAGCTGTAGGAACCTGCTATAAAGTCGACAGAGCTTTGAATTTAGTTACAAAAACAAAATATTTTCACAAGCCCACCTATCAAACGCTTACCCAAGCCATCGTATCCATGAAGGACATTTGCTTGCAGGAGGGCATCACCCAGCTCGCCATGCCGCAAATCGGTTGCGGACTCGATAAACTGCAATGGGGGCAAGTCAAAGAAATTATTAAAAATGTTTTTGCTGAGACGGAAATCGAAATCGTTGTATGCACCTTGTAA
- the ychF gene encoding redox-regulated ATPase YchF, translating into MALKAGIVGLPNVGKSTLFNAITQAGAESANYPFCTIDPNVGVVEVPDPRLNRLVELVVPKSIVPTAFEFVDIAGLVAGASKGEGLGNKFLAHIREVDAIVHVVRCFQDENITHVAGKIDPIDDIQTINLELILADIDSVDKKIERSRKNLKGGDKKVVQEVEVLERVKEALYNDMPARSLELSEDEKLLIRDLHLLTMKPVLYAANVSEAEVADTDNNEFVNKVREFAAAENAEVVPISARVEEEIAELEGEDKAMFLEELGLAESGLNRLIRAAYKLLGLYTYFTAGVQEVRAWTIRSGTKAPQAAGVIHTDFERGFIRAEIVSFDDLSAAGSMNVAKERGQVRLEGKDYVVKDGDVIHFRFNV; encoded by the coding sequence ATGGCTTTAAAAGCTGGTATCGTAGGCTTGCCGAATGTCGGCAAATCGACTTTGTTTAATGCAATTACGCAAGCGGGTGCTGAATCCGCTAACTATCCTTTTTGTACAATTGATCCTAACGTTGGTGTTGTAGAGGTGCCGGATCCGCGTCTGAACAGGCTCGTTGAGCTTGTAGTGCCGAAAAGCATCGTGCCTACAGCATTTGAGTTTGTTGATATTGCCGGTCTGGTAGCAGGCGCGAGCAAGGGCGAAGGGCTTGGCAACAAGTTTTTGGCGCATATCCGTGAAGTCGATGCGATTGTTCATGTCGTTCGCTGCTTCCAAGACGAGAATATTACGCATGTAGCGGGCAAAATCGACCCGATCGACGATATTCAGACGATTAATCTGGAGCTTATATTGGCGGATATTGATTCCGTTGATAAAAAGATCGAGCGCTCCCGCAAAAATCTCAAGGGCGGCGACAAAAAAGTTGTGCAAGAGGTTGAAGTGCTTGAGCGTGTAAAAGAAGCGCTCTACAATGATATGCCAGCGCGCAGCCTGGAGCTGTCCGAGGATGAGAAGCTGCTCATTCGCGATCTTCACTTGCTGACAATGAAGCCTGTGCTTTATGCAGCCAATGTAAGCGAAGCTGAAGTGGCTGACACGGACAATAACGAATTCGTTAATAAAGTTCGCGAGTTCGCTGCTGCTGAAAATGCAGAAGTGGTGCCTATTTCCGCGCGCGTTGAGGAAGAAATTGCCGAGCTGGAAGGCGAAGACAAGGCGATGTTCCTTGAGGAGCTTGGCCTTGCGGAGTCGGGCCTTAACCGTCTGATTCGTGCGGCGTACAAGCTGCTTGGCCTTTATACGTATTTTACGGCAGGCGTGCAGGAAGTTCGCGCTTGGACGATTCGCAGCGGAACGAAAGCGCCGCAGGCAGCTGGCGTTATTCATACGGATTTTGAGCGTGGCTTTATTCGCGCCGAGATTGTATCGTTTGACGATTTGTCTGCTGCCGGTTCGATGAACGTGGCGAAAGAGCGTGGCCAGGTTCGCCTGGAAGGCAAAGATTATGTCGTAAAAGACGGCGATGTTATCCATTTCCGCTTTAACGTTTAG
- the prfA gene encoding peptide chain release factor 1 codes for MLDRLQALADRYEKLSELLCDPDVASDPKRLREYSKEQSDLQQSYEAYTEYKQVSEQLDDAKVMQGEKLDDEMREMVKMEIDELSDRKEELEEKIKILLLPKDPNDDKNVIVEIRGAAGGDEAALFAYELYRMYTKFADTQGWRVELMDFNENDLGGFKEVIFMITGKGAYSKLKFESGAHRVQRIPVTESGGRIHTSTSTVSVMPEVEEVEVEIFDKDIRVDTFCSSGAGGQSVNTTKSAVRVLHVPTGIMATCQDGKSQNENKAKALQVLRARIVDVQRQEEEAKYAGERKSKVGTGDRSERIRTYNFPQSRVTDHRIGLTLHKLDSVMNGDMAEIISSLTIAEQADIMERELN; via the coding sequence GTGTTGGACCGTTTACAAGCACTGGCTGATCGTTACGAGAAGTTGAGTGAGCTGCTGTGTGATCCAGATGTAGCAAGTGATCCGAAGCGTCTGCGGGAATATTCCAAGGAGCAGTCCGATCTGCAACAATCTTATGAAGCTTATACTGAATATAAACAAGTGTCGGAGCAGTTGGACGATGCGAAGGTTATGCAGGGCGAGAAGCTGGATGATGAAATGCGCGAGATGGTCAAGATGGAGATTGATGAGCTGTCTGACCGCAAGGAAGAGCTGGAAGAAAAAATTAAAATTTTGCTTCTGCCGAAAGATCCGAACGATGACAAAAACGTTATCGTGGAAATTCGCGGCGCAGCTGGCGGCGATGAAGCGGCTTTGTTCGCTTATGAGCTGTACCGCATGTACACGAAGTTTGCGGATACGCAAGGCTGGCGTGTAGAGCTGATGGATTTTAATGAAAATGACTTGGGCGGCTTTAAAGAGGTTATTTTCATGATTACGGGCAAAGGCGCCTACAGCAAGCTGAAATTCGAGAGCGGCGCTCATCGGGTACAGCGTATTCCGGTAACGGAATCAGGCGGCCGTATTCATACGTCCACCTCAACCGTTTCGGTTATGCCGGAGGTTGAGGAAGTGGAAGTCGAGATTTTCGACAAGGATATTCGGGTAGATACGTTCTGCTCCAGCGGCGCAGGCGGCCAGTCGGTTAATACGACAAAATCCGCTGTCCGGGTGCTTCACGTACCGACGGGCATTATGGCGACTTGCCAAGACGGCAAATCGCAAAATGAGAACAAAGCCAAGGCGTTGCAAGTATTGCGTGCGCGTATTGTCGATGTACAGCGTCAAGAGGAAGAAGCAAAATATGCTGGCGAGCGTAAAAGCAAAGTCGGAACGGGCGACCGCAGTGAGCGGATTCGCACGTATAATTTCCCGCAGAGCCGCGTGACGGATCACCGTATTGGTCTTACGCTGCATAAGCTGGATTCGGTTATGAACGGCGACATGGCGGAAATTATTTCGTCGCTGACGATTG